One Kushneria konosiri genomic window, TGAAGGGATGACCTCACCCCACATCCTAGTTCAGCAAACGCTTTATCCCTACTGTATGCGCATTTTTATCATGCCCCATGAGCATCCGGCATGAGGGTTGTCCCACTCATGACGCTTTCGGCATGGCTGATCACGATATGACCAATGCCGGTCAGGTGTCAGTCAGACTGACCGCGGCGCTTGAGCAACACGCCACACTCACAGTGGTCGGTATAGGGAAACTGATCAAAAAGTGCAAAGCGCTGGATCTCGTGGGTCTGCCCAAGCTGTTCCAGATTGGCCTCGAGGGTATCGGGATTGCAGGAGATGTAGACAATCTCGTCAAAGCGGGCAATCTGCTCGCAGCTGTCGGCATCCAGACCGGCACGCGGAGGGTCGACCAGGACGGTCGAAAAATCGTGCGTCTCGAGCTGCATGTCGCTGACCCGTCGTCCCGTTTTTTCCCCGGACAGCGCCTGGGCAAACTCTTCACTCGACATGCGGGCCACATGAACGTTGTCGATGTGATTCAATGCCAGATTGTGCTGGGCCGAGGCCACGGACGTTCGGGAAATCTCGGTGGCCACGACCCGTCGGAAGTTATTTGCCAGTGCGATCGTGAAGTTGCCATTACCGCAGTACAGCTCGACCAGATCGGTCGCGCGACGCTGCCCATCCTCGCCCTGTGTCACTTCCCGGGCCCAGTTAAGCATGCTCTCTGCAATATCGGCATTGGGCTGGGTAAAGCTGTTTTCGACCTGCTGATAACTGAACACACGTCCTGCCACATGGAGGTGTTCAGTGACTGACTCGCGTGTCAGGACCCGGCGCTGCTTGCGTGCACGGCCGATAATGGCAACATTCAGTGTCGTCTCGAGCTCGCGCGCAGCCTTCTCCCATGCGTCATCAAGCGGTCGGTGATAGACCAGCGTGACGAGCGCTTCCCCCTGTCGGGTCGTCAGATACTCGACCTGAAACAGACGATGACGCAGCTCGGGGCAATCACGAATGGCGTCAATCAATCCGGCCATCAGCGCATTGATGCGCTGGCTGGCCACATCATATTGATCCATGCGCACGGTGTTTTTAACACCGTCGGCACCGGTCTCGAACATGGCATGAAAAAGATCATCGCCTTCATGCCACAGGCGAAACTCGCAACGCATGCGATAATGGCTTGCCGGTGAGGGGAACACCTCAAGGGTGGGCGCCTGAAAGCGGGCGAATTGCTCGACGATGCGCTGGCGCTTGGCGTCAAGCTGTACGAAATACTGGTCGGGATCAACGACGGGTACGCTCAATGTCAGATACCTGGTCCGGCCGTTGTGATAACGGTCATGATGAAATAGGCGGCCAGTGTAGCGCCTGCCCATCGCAGCTCAAGTACTCATGCCGTTCCTGCCACCATATCGAGTCGCTATAACACTGCGGCCTGGCCATAAAATCTGTAGACTCCAGTCGCCTCATTGGCTATACCTCGGCCGTTATCCCGTCGGGGATATGCCCCATCACGATAACCACGACCACTTTGGCTTTCAGGGACTCGATATGCTGACTCTTCTCAAACGGCACTGGATGCTGGCAGCACTGATACTGGCCGCTGTCCTCATGGTGCTTTTCGCTGCTGCCATACCCCGCAAGCAGGCGGCGAGCATTGACCATGCCAGGTACCCCGCAATAGAAAAATTCGGCGGTATTGCCGAACGCCATGACACGGTGGACGTGCCCGACCCCGACAAGCATTATCGGGTCATCTTTGATGTGGTCAGCGGAAGCGATGACCCACGGACCATCAATCCGGGCCTGATGCGCGTGGCACGCGCCGTCAATGTCTTTGCTGATGCTGGTGTCCCGCTGGAAAATCTGGACTTTGTGGCCATTATTCATGGCAACGCCACGCGTAGCGTTGTGACCTCCAGCCTGTATGACGAGTGGTATGGCGTCGACAATCCCAACGCGCCATTGGTGCATGCCCTGAAAGAGGCAGGTGTTCGGGTCGAGGTGTGCGGCCAGGTGCTCAGCCACTGGAAAATTGCCGACGCCGATGTCAACAAGGACATTGCCATCACCCCTTCTGCGTTGACAACGCTGGCCATTTACGGCAATGAAGGCTATGCCTACGAGCGACTGTAACCGCAGCCGGCATCGCCATTAAAAAAGCGGGGCGGCATCCTGATGCCGCCCCGCTTACGTTTGTAGTACCACCTGCCTGTCGATTCGAAAATCACGCCACCACATGCATGGCACTCAGGCCACTGCCGGGCGAATCTCACGAAACTCGGCATAAAGATCGGGATATTCCTGCTGAAGCCGCGTCAGCCGGGTGCGAGCCTGAAGCGGCAACGTGTCACGCAATTCAACGTACTCTTCTTCATTCATGCTGGCATCCAGCAGCGGAAAAAGATGTTCACGTTCCACACGCAATACGTGGCGGTGCGCATCCAGATAGGCCTTGAGACGCTCACCGAACAGCGTCATGGGCATAATGGCATCCATCAGGATGTTATCGAGATCATCCTCCAGATGTTTCAGACGCTGTATGAGTTCGCGATACTCACCGGCCAGTTTGCAGACCTCCTGCCCGGTATGAGCACCGCGCTCGGTCAGCCGATGGCCGCACAGTGTCTCCAGCGGCACGATGTAATCGCTCATGTAGTCCATGATGTAATCACAGGCTTCCCGCATGAGGCGAAAGCTGGGGCGCTCTCCGGTCACAAGGTAACGATGCTGCAGTGAAAGCACATGAAGCAGTCGAGCCATGTGCGCATGATCCTGACGAAGCTGGGTCAACTTGAGCATGGCGGCGTCTCCGGCAAATTTGACGAGGTACCATTCTTGTAACTTTTACCTTCCATCGCCACTTACTTTGGTCGCATACCGGGGTCACTAAAATTAATACCCGCCACAGCCAGAAGACCCGCACCAGAGCGCACTGTAGCCACAATCCCGGCATAACGGGCATGAGAGAGCACACTCGCCCGACTCACCCTTTCTCATGATGATTCGGAGCTGCGTCGATGCGTCGCAGCACGATCGAGCCCCTCCAGCCATTCAAGCTTTTCAGCGATACGCTTTTCAAGACCACGATCGACCGGCTGATAGTACCGGGTACCGATCAAAGGTTCGGGAAAATAGGTTTCACCCGCGGCGTAGGCGTGTGGTTCATCATGGGCATAGCGGTATTCGTGGCCGTGGCCCAGAGACTTCATCAGCGACGTGGGTGCGTTGCGCAGATGCACAGGCACCTCGTGTCCGGGTGTGGAGGCCACATGTGCGCGCGCCTGGTTATAAGCCATGTAGGCGGCATTGCTCTTGGGGGCGCTGGCGATATAGAGAATGGCCTGTGCTACGGCCAGCTCACCTTCCGGACTCCCCAGACGCTCCTGTACCTCCCAGCCATCGAGTGCCAGTCGCAGGGCTCGCGGGTCGGCGTTGCCGATCTCCTCACTGGCCATACGCACGACGCGACGCGCGATATAGAGCGGATCTGCACCGCCGTCGAGCATGCGACAAAACCAATAGAGCGCAGCGTCCGGGGCGCTCCCCCGAATTGACTTGTGAAGCGCCGAAATCTGGTCGTAAAAAAGATCACCGCCGCGGTCGAGTCGGCGCGTGCTTTCGCCCAGCACCTCCTCGATCACGGCCTCGGACAGGGTGGGCGCCCTGCCATCACCGCCGGCTTCAGCCATGTCAGCGGCAATTTCCAGCAGGTTGAGCGCCCGGCGCGCATCGCCATCAGCAGCCTGCGCCAGCAGGTCGCGCACGCTCTCGGAGGCTTCAATGCCGGCCTCGCCAAGCCCGGCCGGCTCGATCAACGCCCGGTCAATGACCTGACGCAGCTCTTCAGGGGTCAATGGCTTGAGCACATGAACGCGGGCTCGTGACAACAGGGCGTTATTGAGCTCAAAGGAGGGGTTTTCGGTCGTTGCCCCAACAAACGTGAACACACCTTCTTCCACCCAGGGCAGAAAGGCGTCCTGCTGCGCCTTGTTGAAGCGGTGTACCTCGTCAACAAACAGTAATGTGCGCTGTCCGCTGTGGCCACGCTGCTGTGCTTCAAAGGCGGCAGCGCGGATCTCCTTGACGCCTGCCGAAACGGCAGAAAGCGTTGCAAAGTGCGAGCGAGTGTAGCCGGCAATCAGGCGAGCCAGCGTGGTCTTGCCGACGCCGGGCGGGCCCCAGAGGATCATTGAGTAGAGCTGATCACGGGCCAGCGCCCGCGTCAGGGGGCGATCCGGCCCCAGCAGGTGTGACTGTCCGATATAGTCTTCAAGGCGAGCAGGACGCAGACGCGCCGCCAGCGGTTGCCCGGGCGGCGCGTCACGATCAAACAGGTCACTCATGAGGAAGGCACCTTCAATGCGGGTTGTGCCTCCATCATGGCAGATTACGCAAGAGCGATCAGTTGCCTTCGCGCATCACATCCGCGCCTTCCGGAATCTTGAACTGAAAGTGAGAGGCGCTAATGTCAGGGTTGACCTCGATATTGCGAAACGAGATTTCCGTACGCTGACCGGTGCCATCAGTCAGGTCAATGCCGGAGAGACGCTCGTTGTTAAACACCAGTTCCAGGGACTCAAACAGCGAATCATTGGAGCGCGGGGAAAGTGCAAAGAACTCGGTGGTGCCCTGCTGGCGTCGCGACACGTTGTAGTTCTCGGTCAGCTCACTGGCCTGACCGGAAAGCAGCAGCGCCGGCGTATGGGTCACTCGCTGATCGAGCGGGCGGATGCTGACCTGCTCCAGATCGGGGTCATAGAGATAGACCTTCTGGCCATCGGAGACCACGGTCTGGCGATAGGGATCGGAAACTTCCCAGTTAAAGCGACCCGGG contains:
- a CDS encoding DsrE family protein gives rise to the protein MLTLLKRHWMLAALILAAVLMVLFAAAIPRKQAASIDHARYPAIEKFGGIAERHDTVDVPDPDKHYRVIFDVVSGSDDPRTINPGLMRVARAVNVFADAGVPLENLDFVAIIHGNATRSVVTSSLYDEWYGVDNPNAPLVHALKEAGVRVEVCGQVLSHWKIADADVNKDIAITPSALTTLAIYGNEGYAYERL
- the trmA gene encoding tRNA (uridine(54)-C5)-methyltransferase TrmA; the protein is MSVPVVDPDQYFVQLDAKRQRIVEQFARFQAPTLEVFPSPASHYRMRCEFRLWHEGDDLFHAMFETGADGVKNTVRMDQYDVASQRINALMAGLIDAIRDCPELRHRLFQVEYLTTRQGEALVTLVYHRPLDDAWEKAARELETTLNVAIIGRARKQRRVLTRESVTEHLHVAGRVFSYQQVENSFTQPNADIAESMLNWAREVTQGEDGQRRATDLVELYCGNGNFTIALANNFRRVVATEISRTSVASAQHNLALNHIDNVHVARMSSEEFAQALSGEKTGRRVSDMQLETHDFSTVLVDPPRAGLDADSCEQIARFDEIVYISCNPDTLEANLEQLGQTHEIQRFALFDQFPYTDHCECGVLLKRRGQSD
- a CDS encoding replication-associated recombination protein A; protein product: MSDLFDRDAPPGQPLAARLRPARLEDYIGQSHLLGPDRPLTRALARDQLYSMILWGPPGVGKTTLARLIAGYTRSHFATLSAVSAGVKEIRAAAFEAQQRGHSGQRTLLFVDEVHRFNKAQQDAFLPWVEEGVFTFVGATTENPSFELNNALLSRARVHVLKPLTPEELRQVIDRALIEPAGLGEAGIEASESVRDLLAQAADGDARRALNLLEIAADMAEAGGDGRAPTLSEAVIEEVLGESTRRLDRGGDLFYDQISALHKSIRGSAPDAALYWFCRMLDGGADPLYIARRVVRMASEEIGNADPRALRLALDGWEVQERLGSPEGELAVAQAILYIASAPKSNAAYMAYNQARAHVASTPGHEVPVHLRNAPTSLMKSLGHGHEYRYAHDEPHAYAAGETYFPEPLIGTRYYQPVDRGLEKRIAEKLEWLEGLDRAATHRRSSESS
- the lolA gene encoding outer membrane lipoprotein chaperone LolA: MTNARKGLARTLGLAGATFMAACMALPAQAASSDAERLTSLLEPLKTYSADFNQQVASGGGSLQNASGHMWLSRPGRFNWEVSDPYRQTVVSDGQKVYLYDPDLEQVSIRPLDQRVTHTPALLLSGQASELTENYNVSRRQQGTTEFFALSPRSNDSLFESLELVFNNERLSGIDLTDGTGQRTEISFRNIEVNPDISASHFQFKIPEGADVMREGN
- a CDS encoding hemerythrin domain-containing protein, whose translation is MLKLTQLRQDHAHMARLLHVLSLQHRYLVTGERPSFRLMREACDYIMDYMSDYIVPLETLCGHRLTERGAHTGQEVCKLAGEYRELIQRLKHLEDDLDNILMDAIMPMTLFGERLKAYLDAHRHVLRVEREHLFPLLDASMNEEEYVELRDTLPLQARTRLTRLQQEYPDLYAEFREIRPAVA